A genomic window from Chrysoperla carnea chromosome 3, inChrCarn1.1, whole genome shotgun sequence includes:
- the LOC123295918 gene encoding uncharacterized protein LOC123295918: MRKGLTPKNWERVVSSHSESESDIDLLKLQLLECGINSKLFEPKASSTSNSSLRRKRDPVIFDRPSFNKNIQGKSLMISGSSTERSNRPKSKYTSRRERDINCVNRSLSPPIRTLSPPIRRLHVQHKKLTRSSESLYTNNKLQRSTQKQIHWKDHTANESASKQDKTTFPFRPTPSGNLKIGPSQIVYETQKVSVLVADPDHTQVNIYGDCLNSGIVSSSKSSKNMDKLRKNFAMMGNPRNDEANFEAEYSSNDEDLPESVADVLSPEIRLERLGITNTEPFSWEKVAMHAKTNLYEEINRRITNYILADCIVYIGNEEFSCHLIVLQSYSKYFENVEDKKVDLTKQTAVSPKAFATIYGWMITHEDDSFKLLTRDNCLELFSASKYLGIKELEEQCWMFIDSEEVFNEETAFLLFMEAKHRSQVDVMQLMIPRIRKFFLTLVSSQDFLELAAEEVCAFLSSNYIYINCEMEVLMSAVRWLRYDWKERQKHLVELMKCVRFGWIEPWQLIDVKRNPENPEFISIMRNPEVLRMVDDGLAFVIIKYWYGHKNDDFQHWLDVLGLEEPAHRNLSGEEKNYVTYRQFLEYLDVYRNEAIMEKTLPKVAKKTRNRSRNSQANVAESVKSLKHTIPTMDEMLASRKINFPIIRELEPQTTLSEEGSAWNLTDMINETVELGKHRTIEDQLEKPMSRIREKPPLHRQDDRKKLSRASRNRMVQLEEDDTNRGRYSAGRDKPQLQYQEDDKSSARNELNTVKFGHSSQMKDILLEGSLYDANRETILIFGGIDPHSHYGIGRNTGKDIYQYIPESNCWKFVTELPEPRHHHCVAFLHGRIYLVGGADPRQDEESHNKSSNVVNTVWSFDPVSRTWYNECSMAKARKNFGLVVICQKMYAIGGQDRLGRVLASVERYEPNANKWEEMAPLKTPRMGIACVKYRDYIWVAGGMTGVKRAPLCNDVECYDTRSNEWTHVTNLRFPRCFSHLFVMNDTLYLIGGAGRQSDKNKGDIISLESIDVWCAKDKQWRLCCEMAIPRHGHAVAYIGTQIIIIGGVTTVYMRALSNVECYCVERCTWVRGIAGLPTTLSGHGAVTLPPASLM, encoded by the exons ATGCGAAAAGGTTTAACACCTAAA aacTGGGAAAGGGTTGTTAGTTCTCATTCAGAAAGTGAATCAGATATTGACTTACTTAAACTGCA attGCTTGAATGTGGTATAAATTCCAAACTTTTTGAACCTAAAGCGTCAAGTACATCAAATTCATCTTTAAGAAGAAAACGTGATCCAGTAATATTTGATCGGCCATCTTTTAATAAGAATATACAAGGAAAGAGTTTAATG atttcTGGATCATCAACGGAAAGGAGCAACAg GCCAAAAAGCAAATACACAAGTCGACGGGAACGag atatcaATTGCGTGAATAGATCGTTATCGCCTCCAATTAGAACTTTATCACCGCCAATTAGAAGATTACATGTACAGCATAAAAAACTAACCAGATCGTCAGAAAGCTTATACACCAACAATAAACTACAAAGGAG tactcaaaaacaaatacattgGAAAGATCATACAGCTAATGAATCGGCTTCTAAACAAGACAAAACAACATTTCCGTTTCGGCCTACTCCtagtggaaatttaaaaataggacCTAGCCAG ATAGTTTATGAAACTCAAAAAGTCAGCGTTTTAGTGGCTGATCCAGATCATACACAGGTAAATATTTATGGTGATTGCTTAAACAGTGGAATTGTTTCTTCttcaaaatcttcaaaaaatatggataaattgagaaaaaattttgcaatg ATGGGAAACCCGAGAAATGATGAAGCAAATTTCGAAGCCGAATACAGTTCAAATGATGAAGATTTACCTGAAAGTGTTGCTGATGTATTAAGTCCTGAAATTAGATTGGAACGTTTGGGTATAACCAATACAGAACCATTTAGTTGGGAAAAAGTTGCAATGCATGCTAAAACTAATCTGTATGAAGAAATAAACCGGCGTATTACAAATTACAT TCTTGCTGATTGTATTGTTTACATTGGTAATGAGGAATTTTCTTGCCATTTAATTGTACTTCAATcatattccaaatattttgaaaatgttgaagATAAAAAGGTTGATTTAACAAAA caaACTGCGGTGTCTCCAAAAGCTTTTGCCACAATTTATGGCTGGATGATAACCCATGAAGATGATAGTTTTAAACTTCTGACTCGTGATAATTGTCTAGAATTGTTTTCGGCATCCAAGTATTTAGGAATCAAAG aattagaAGAGCAATGCTGGATGTTTATTGATTCCGAAGAAGTATTCAATGAAGAAACTGCATTTTTATTGTTCATGGAAGCAAAGCATAGAAGTCAAGTAGATGTGATGCAATTAATGATTCCAAGAATACGTAAATTCTTTTTAACATTAGTTAGTTCTCAAGACTTTTTAGAATTAGCTGCCGAAGAAGTTTGTGCCTTTTTATCATCAAATTACATTTACATTAATTG TGAAATGGAAGTTTTAATGTCTGCTGTACGATGGCTTAGATACGACTGGAAAGAGCGTCAGAAACATTTGGTTGAACTTATGAAGTGTGTACGATTTGGGTGGATTGAGCCATGGCAATTAATTGACGTGAAACGAAATCCAGAAAATCCTGAATTTATTTCTATCATGAGGAATCCTGAGGTTTTACGGATGGTTGATGATGGTCTTGC tttcgttattattaaatattggtaCGGCCacaaaaatgatgattttcAGCATTGGTTAGACGTTTTAGGATTAGAAGAACCAGCACATCGTAATTTAAGTGGCGAAGAAAAGAATTATGTAACTTATAGACAATTTCTCGAATATTTAGATGTGTATCGTAACGAGGCAATAATGGAAAAAACTTTGCCAAAAGTAGCGAAAAAAACTCGAAATCGTTCTCGTAATAGCCAGGCTAATGTTGCCGAGAGCGTTAAAAGCCTTAAACATACCATACCTACAATGGATGAAATGTTAGCTTCCAGGAAAATC aattttccaataattcGTGAATTAGAACCACAAACCACGCTATCGGAGGAAGGAAGTGCCTGGAATTTAACTGACATGAT aaatgaaactGTCGAACTAGGGAAACATAGAACTATTGAAGATCAATTAGAAAAACCGATGTCGAGAATAAGAGAAAAACCTCCCTTACACCGTCAAGacgacagaaaaaaattatcaagagCTAGTCGGAATAGAATGGTTCAACTTGAAGAAGATGATACAAATCGAGGTAGATATTCTGCGGGTCGAGATAAACCACAGTTGCAATATCAAGAAGATGATAAAAGTTCAGCAAG aaacgaACTGAATACGGTCAAATTTGGTCACTCATCTCAAATGAAAGATATACTTCTTGAGGGGTCATTATACGATGCAAACCgtgaaacaattttaatttttggtggaATTGATCCTCATTCTCATTATGGAATTGGTAGAAATACTGGCAaagatatttatcaatatattcCTGAATCAAATTGTTGGAAGTTTGTTACTGAATTACCAGAACCACGTCATCATCATTGTGTCGCATTTTTGCATGGGCGTATTTATTTAGTtg GTGGTGCTGATCCTCGACAAGATGAAGAATCACATAATAAATCATCAAATGTTGTAAATACTGTGTGGAGTTTTGATCCTGTGAGTAGAACTTGGTACAATGAATGTAGTATGGCTAAGGCTCGCAAAAATTTTGGGTTAGTTgtaatttgtcaaaaaatgtatGCTATTGGAGGACAAGATCGATTAGGAAG AGTCTTGGCATCTGTAGAACGATATGAACCAAATGCAAATAAATGGGAAGAAATGGCGCCATTAAAAACACCACGAATGGGTATTGCTTGTGTTAAATATCGTGATTATATTTGGGTGGCCGGTGGAATGACCGGAGTTAAAAGAGCTCCCCTGTGTAATGACGTTGAATGTTATGATACAAGATCTAAtga ATGGACGCATGTAACAAATTTAAGATTCCCACGATGTTTTTCACACTTATTTGTAATGAATGATACGCTTTATTTAATTGGAGGTGCAGGTCGCCaaagtgataaaaataaagGAGATATTATTAGCTTGGAGTCAATTGATGTATGGTGTGCTAAAGACAAACAATGGCGTTTATGTTGTGAAATGGCTATACCACGACATGGTCATGCTGTCGCATATATTGgaacacaaattataattattggtgGTGTTACAACCGTTTATATGAGAGCATTAAGCAATGTGGAATGTTATTGTGTAGAAAGATGTACGTGGGTTAGAGGAATTGCTGGTTTACCCACTACTCTTTCTGGCCATGGTGCTGTCACATTACCCCCAGCATCATTAATGTAA
- the LOC123295919 gene encoding WD repeat-containing protein tag-125-like — MSTKSYCASIRSTGSAKVPRDIKRGKLLSEVKFPQQFFGLFNVKYSPDGNDLLTCFGQGAIQVRCPTTGTLKRTIRSGGNYSYPIQCARFNPLHTSKCYAASTCGNVFICDAIQYDYTTFATEYKNEINSIDVTCDGGNVITGGKDTFTRVYDADTTKLKCMYGKEKGKVRNSFDEKQKFHFMRIYCVKSHPRFNEVFLTGGWDDIVLIWDLRDPYGCVRSIKGPHICGDSIDIRDKIILTGSWTVRESIKLWDFGSGELISVVMPTNRPSCLGGEYVYACQFYDGDSTDDQIISGGSGGEYVEVISLKENKVMTFLKTNKPCQTLDSYQDKITYGGMEPCFRIIDYSNCY, encoded by the exons ATGTCTACGAAATCGTATTGCGCATCTATACGAAGTACAGGTAGCGCAAAGGTGCCAAGAGATATTAAACGTGGAAAACTTCTCTCTGAAGTTAAGTTTCCAcaacaattttttggattatttaatgtaaaatattcacCAGATGGTAACGATCTTCTTACATGTTTTGGACAGGGAGCTATTcag GTAAGGTGTCCGACCACTGGTACCTTAAAACGAACTATTCGAAGTGGTGGTAATTATTCGTATCCCATACAATGTGCAAGATTTAATCCATTACATACATCGAAATGCTATGCTGCAAGCACTTGTGGAAATGTATTTATCTGTGATGCAATACAATATGATTATACAACATTTGCTACAG aatacaaaaatgaaataaactcaATTGATGTTACATGTGATGGAGGAAATGTTATTACTGGTGGAAAAGATACATTTACTCGTGTGTATGATGCAGACACTactaaa TTAAAATGCATGTACGGTAAAGAGAAAGGGAAGGTTCGAAATTCGtttgatgaaaaacaaaaatttcatttcatgcGTATTTATTGTGTGAAATCTCATCCAAGATTCAATGAAGTGTTTTTAACTGGTGGCTGGGACGATATTGTGCTG ATTTGGGATTTGCGAGATCCATATGGATGTGTGCGAAGTATTAAAGGACCGCATATTTGTGGAGATTCAATTGATATAAGA gataagataattttaactgGATCATGGACAGTACGAGAGAGTATCAAACTTTGGGATTTTGGTTCTGGTGAACTAATAAGCGTAGTTATGCCTACCAATCGACCATCTTGCCTTGGTGGTGAATATGTTTATGCATGTCAGTTTTACGATGGCGATTCAACTGATGATCAAATAATCTCCGGTGGTAGTGGTGGAGAATACGTTGAG GTCAtaagtttaaaagaaaataaagtgaTGACTTTTCTTAAAACGAATAAACCATGTCAAACTTTAGACTCATATCAAGATAAAATAACTTATGGTGGTATGGAACCTTGTTTTCGCATTATTGACTATAGTAATtgctattaa
- the LOC123295920 gene encoding odorant receptor Or2-like: MGVIEWAFAYINGVYYMPILPMSYVNVNQSPTFELAVIYQTYVGFSYGILVVAMDTLSSSILVHIYIQLCILKESIVEMRIGIITRTKKFKANSVFVKSTQDVAGNNESIKLYIRNEFRNIIGHHADIVQFTQDFESIFQMIIFFKFIGCILSLCFLLYQMSLLPVGSIRFNYIVLLYIIFILQLLLFCWWANEAVLTGQEIGTEISKLIWIDKEPTIKKALMMIVRQSQKPLKFTAGKFFLLDLNTFVSIVYSGFSYFTILKHVDGESEIIET; encoded by the exons atGGGAGTAATTGAATGGGCTTTTGCGTATATAAATGGTGTGTATTATATGCCTATACTACCAATGTCGTATGTGAATGTAAATCAATCACCGACCTTTGAATTGGCAGTGATATATCAAACTTATGTTGGATTTTCTTATGGAATTTTAGTGGTTGCAATGGATACATTATCATCCAGTATCCTTGTGCATATCTACATAcaattatgtatattaaaagaATCAATTGTAGAAATGCGAATTGGAATCATTACAcgaacgaaaaaatttaaa gCTAATTCTGTATTCGTTAAAAGTACACAAGATGTAGCGGGCAACAATGAAAGTATAAAACTATATATCCGAAATGAATTTCGGAATATTATTGGACATCACGCAGATATTGTACAATTTACTCAagattttgaatcaatttttcaaatgattatattttttaaatttattggctGCATATTAAGCCTTTGTTTCCTGTTGTATCAAATGTCGCTG CTACCAGTGGGCTCGATAAGATTTAATTACATTGTTctcctatatattatatttatattgcaattacttttattttgctGGTGGGCCAATGAAGCGGTGTTAACTGGACAAGAGATTGGAACCGAAATATCGAAATTAATTTGGATTGATAAAGAACCAACGATTAAAAAAGCTTTAATGATGATTGTGCGCCAATcacaaaaaccattaaaatttactgctggaaaattttttttgttagaccTCAATACGTTTGTTTCG attgTGTATAGCGGCTTCTCTTATTTTACAATTCTAAAACATGTTGATGGAGAGTcagaaataattgaaacatAA